A DNA window from Mus caroli chromosome 8, CAROLI_EIJ_v1.1, whole genome shotgun sequence contains the following coding sequences:
- the Thap11 gene encoding THAP domain-containing protein 11 — protein sequence MPGFTCCVPGCYNNSHRDKALHFYTFPKDAELRRLWLKNVSRAGVSGCFSTFQPTTGHRLCSVHFQGGRKTYTVRVPTIFPLRGVNERKVARRPAGAAAARRRQQQQQQQQQQQQQQQQLQQQQPSPSSSTAQTTQLQPNLVSASAAVLLTLQAAVDSNQAPGSVVPVSTTPSGDDVKPIDLTVQVEFAAAEGAAAAAAASELEAATAGLEAAECTLGPQLVVVGEEGFPDTGSDHSYSLSSGTTEEELLRKLNEQRDILALMEVKMKEMKGSIRHLRLTEAKLREELREKDRLLAMAVIRKKHGM from the coding sequence atgcctggctttacgTGCTGCGTACCGGGCTGCTACAACAACTCACACCGGGACAAGGCGCTGCACTTCTACACGTTTCCCAAGGACGCTGAGCTGCGGCGCCTCTGGCTCAAGAACGTGTCCCGTGCTGGCGTCAGTGGGTGCTTCTCCACCTTCCAGCCCACCACGGGCCACCGTCTCTGCAGCGTCCACTTTCAGGGCGGCCGCAAGACCTACACGGTGCGCGTTCCCACCATTTTCCCGCTGCGTGGCGTCAATGAGCGCAAAGTAGCTCGGAGACCTGCGGGAGCTGCGGCAGCCCGCCgtaggcagcagcagcagcagcaacaacaacagcagcagcaacaacagcagcagctgcaACAGCAGCAGCCGTCTCCGTCCTCCTCCACTGCCCAGACCACCCAGTTGCAGCCGAACCTGGTGTCTGCCTCTGCAGCCGTTCTTCTTACGCTTCAGGCCGCCGTAGACAGCAACCAGGCTCCGGGATCCGTGGTTCCCGTGTCCACGACTCCCTCGGGAGATGATGTGAAGCCCATCGACCTCACAGTGCAAGTTGAGTTTGCAGCTGCTGAAGGGGcagccgccgctgccgccgcctcAGAGCTAGAGGCTGCTACGGCTGGGCTGGAGGCCGCTGAGTGCACTCTGGGCCCTCAGCTGGTGGTGGTAGGGGAAGAGGGCTTCCCTGACACTGGCTCCGACCACTCGTACTCCTTGTCGTCGGGTACCACGGAGGAGGAGCTCCTGCGCAAGCTGAACGAGCAGCGGGACATCTTGGCCCTGATGGAAGTGAagatgaaggagatgaagggtaGCATCCGCCATCTGCGTCTCACCGAGGCCAAGCTCCGTGAAGAACTTCGAGAGAAGGATCGTCTGCTTGCCATGGCTGTCATCCGTAAGAAGCACGGCATGTGA